Proteins co-encoded in one candidate division WOR-1 bacterium RIFOXYB2_FULL_36_35 genomic window:
- a CDS encoding apolipoprotein N-acyltransferase → MGNFGMPGGVIAYSQTIFLPIIQIASFTTAYGISFLIILFNISLTKIIFQKNKKGTLSLFLLSLILIFASTIYGFIQLNKPINNKNTIKIASIQGNIPQEKKLDPDFNTENLNIHKKLTLKAAKEAPDIIIWPETSIPVYLLHNKKFLNEIKNLAKETNSYLIIGTPHYDKNHKIYNSMAVISPSFEVVSRYDKQQLVPFGEYLPFRFFLYPFLKNTGYYEGEFARGNGAITIKINNLTIAPAICFESTFPFSIKRRTKEGANIIIVITNDAWFKTSSAPYEHFNHAIFRAIENRKFVVQAANTGISGLIDPCGRVIKKLGLNKKGYLVFNPNY, encoded by the coding sequence ATGGGCAATTTTGGCATGCCTGGAGGTGTAATCGCTTACTCCCAAACAATATTCCTCCCTATTATTCAGATCGCTTCATTCACAACCGCTTATGGTATCTCTTTTTTGATTATATTGTTTAATATCAGTCTTACAAAAATTATATTCCAAAAAAACAAAAAAGGGACGCTATCTCTTTTTCTCCTATCCTTAATATTAATTTTCGCTTCAACAATTTATGGGTTTATCCAATTAAACAAACCAATCAATAATAAAAATACAATTAAAATAGCTTCAATTCAAGGAAATATCCCCCAGGAAAAAAAATTAGATCCGGACTTTAATACGGAAAATCTAAACATCCATAAAAAATTAACACTCAAAGCGGCAAAAGAAGCCCCCGATATAATTATCTGGCCGGAGACCAGCATTCCTGTGTATTTACTGCACAATAAAAAATTTCTAAACGAAATAAAAAATCTGGCAAAAGAGACAAACTCATATCTTATAATCGGAACTCCACATTACGACAAAAACCATAAAATATATAATTCCATGGCAGTTATTTCTCCCTCTTTTGAAGTTGTAAGCCGTTACGACAAACAACAATTAGTTCCGTTCGGGGAATATCTCCCCTTTAGATTTTTTCTTTATCCTTTTTTAAAAAATACTGGATACTATGAAGGCGAATTTGCAAGAGGGAATGGCGCTATTACTATTAAAATAAACAATTTAACAATCGCGCCGGCAATATGTTTTGAATCCACATTTCCTTTTTCAATCAAAAGAAGAACAAAAGAAGGAGCCAATATTATTATTGTAATCACAAACGATGCGTGGTTTAAAACATCTTCAGCCCCTTATGAACATTTCAACCATGCTATTTTCAGGGCTATAGAAAATAGAAAATTTGTCGTTCAGGCAGCAAATACAGGAATATCCGGATTAATTGATCCTTGCGGACGAGTCATCAAAAAACTCGGATTAAACAAAAAAGGGTATCTAGTATTTAACCCCAATTATTAG